Below is a genomic region from Spartobacteria bacterium.
GCGTGATGATCGCGAAATACACCCCGTTCACACGCCGTTTGAAAATGGCGATACTGATAATGTAAGCCAGAAGCCCGGGTACCACCAACATGCAGATCAAGGTCAGCGGAAAGCTTTTGAAAGGATACCAGATGTAGGGTAGCTCGGTGACCTGATTCCAGTCCATGAAATCCGGCAGTCCGACGGTTGTAAGTGCTTTAATCTGATCAGTCCCGGCTTCGGCAGCAATATTCTTTGCCGCTTCCAGTTTCAGGAAGGCGGCCATGCAGTAGCCGCCCAGGCCCCAGAATACGCCCTGACCCAGACTCAGTATGCCGCCATAGCCCCAGCAGAGCACCAGCCCCACGGCCACAAAGGCCAGACTCAGGTATTTTGCCAGCATGTTCAGACGAAAGCTGTCCAATGCCAGCGGGAACAGAATCAGCAGTACAATCGCCAGCAGGGTGAACGACGCAACGGCCGAGCGATCTTTGAAAAAGGTGAAATTCGTTTTTTTGTCCATTTTATTTTCCTCTCAGACTGTGATGAGTTCGAAATGATTATTTCCGGACTTTGTTAGAGATAAGACCCTGTGGACGCAGCATGAGAATGATGACCACGGTCGTCAGCACCCAGACTTTCGCCAGAACACCGCTCAGGAAGAACTCAAGAATGGACTGCGCCTGGGCAATACCGAAGGCCGAGATAATCGTGCCCAGTAAGCTGCCCGCTCCGCCGAAGACCACCACAATAAAGGTGTCGACGATATACAAGGATCCTGCGGCAGGTGAAACCGAACCAATGGTGGTAAAGGCCGCTCCGGCGATTCCTGCAATCCCGCAGCCCAGCGCAAAGGTCATGCGGTCGACGTTTTTCGTATTGATGCCCACGGCATTGGCCATCGTACGATTCTGTACGGTAGCGCGAACACAGAGGCCCCAGCGTGAGCGATACATGAGCAGGCAGATAATCAGCGTCATCACGATGGCTGTCCCGAGCAGGAATAGTCCATTTATGGGAATATCAATGCTGTCTGTCGGAGCCCAGGATCCCATCAGCCACTCCGGCAGCTCCGCGCTGTCTTCACGACCGCCGAAGATAAGACGGAACCCCTGCTGCATAATCATGCTCACACCCCAGGTGGCCAGCAGTGTATCCAGCGCCCGGTTATACAGGTGCCGCACCAGCAGATATTCGACAATGTAGCCCAGAATAAAAGCCACAATGAAGGCCATGACAATGGCGAAAAAGAAATAATAAGGGCGCATGGCCGGACAGTACGTATTGACCAGATCGGACATGAGAACTGTGGTATAGGCCCCGGCGGTAAGAAATTCGCCGTGAGCCATATTGATCACTTTCATCTGACCGAAAATAATCGCCAGCCCCAGTGCCATGAGGAGAAAGACTGAGAACTGACTCAATCCGGCAAAGCCCTGCATAATAAAAATGCTCTGCAGTTCGTCTCCGGTGTAATCCGAAAACATATTTAAAAATGCTAGTGTCCCAAACATGATATAACTCCTTTAAAAATGGTGTTTGTCCGACCCGTGTGACGTTCATTGATTCCCCCCCCGGTAGCAGATGATGCGTCATTTAAAAGGAATCTCCCCAATGCGATACCGCATTGAGGAGATCGCCCTGAACAAGTGGATTATTTATATCCTTCCGGGAAAGGATTGGGTTCAATCAGGTCTTTCGATTCAGCCAGTACTTCAAACTGACCGTCTTCCAGCATCTTGCCAATCCGTGCACGGGACCAGAGGTGATGGTTTTCCGCAATGCGGACATAGCCTTCAGGTGCACCTTTGAATTCAATTCCGGGAGAAGCGGCGGCAATGGCATCGATATCGAAGCTGCCCGCTTTTTCAACCGTGTATTTCCACAACCAGGGACCCAGATACGCGGCCTGTGTTACATCGCCGATCACCGAATCGTCGCCCCACATTTCTTTGAATGCCTGGACAAAGTCTTTGTTGTTGGGGTTATCCAGCGACTGGAAGTATTTCATGCAGGCATAGAACCCGGCACAGTTTTCGCCGCCGATACCCAGAATTTCGTCTTCCGTTGTCGAAATCGTGAGCAGCAGTTTGCCTTTCTTCGCCAGTGAATCGCCTGTGATACCGGCTGCATGCAGCTGTTTGTACCAGGAAACGTTGGAACCGCCCACGACGATGGAGTAGATGCAGTCCGGTTTTTTCAGTTTCACTTTATTGATCAGTGAACCGAAACTGGTGTGACCCAGCGGATAGTATTCTTCACCAACGACTTTGCAGCCCTTCAGGTGGTTTTCAATATGGCGGCGGGCAATCTTATTGCTGGTACGCGGCCAGATATAATCCGAACCGATCAGGAAGAACGTGCGGCAGCCTTTTTCATAGGCCCAGTCCAAACCCCAGAGAATCTGCTGGGTGGCTTCCTGCCCGGTATAGATCACGTTTTTGGATGCTTCCAGCCCCTCGTAAAAAGTCGGATAGTAGAGCATGCCGTTTTCATGTTCGAAAATGGGCAGCACCGCTTTGCGTGAAGCGGACGTCCAGCAGCCGAAGACCGACGCGACTTTATCCTGCACCAGCAGTTTTTTCGCTTTTTCAGCGAAGGTCGGCCAGTCACTGGCACCATCTTCCTGAATAATTTCAATCTTACGGCCTAACACGCCGCCCATATCATTAATCTGTTTGATGGCCAGACGTTCGGCTTCCACGGAACCGGTTTCGCTGATGGCCATGGTTCCGCTGATGGAGTGTAACTGACCAACAGTCACGGTGTTATCGTCAACCGCCAGACCGGTCGTACACACTTTATCGGTGGGATAGGTTTCCAGCTGTGTGTTGACCCATTCTTCAACCGCCAGCGCCGAAGAGGCCGCCAGACACAGTGCCGCCGACACAATTGCGGCAGAAATGCTTTTTTTCACTTCACAATGCATGCTCATAATATTAACGTTCCATTTGTGCTAATTGATTTATTTCATTTATTTGAGGTAAGTCAGTTCGAAGAGTGGGCTGCCGACGTGCTGTACAAGAGCGCGTCGTGCAGTCCGCTCAGGAAACTTATTTCGGCATAGGGCCGAGTTTCACGCCATCCGGATAGTATTTCCAGCCATCGCGAATTTTGATCTTATCATCCCATGGCAGTTTATATTCGCCATTGGCCAGGTCTTTTACCCAAGTGAGATAATTTTCTTTTTCACCACCCGGTTTACCCACATAAGCGCGGCAGCCGAGGTTGAAAATGTTGTTTTCCAGAGCCCAGTTTTCACGAGCTTTGTCTACCAGGCGCGGGAACAGCTCTGCGGTGACGATTTCCCAGGGATTGCGATGTCCCTGCTGAATCACGTTGCCGTCATAATTGCAGACCGTACCTTCGCCGAAGTAATAAAATACTCCGTCATAACCGGCCAGGTTGACCGACATGGTGTACATCAGGTTCTGCCAGGCATTGGTGCGGTTCGTCCAGATCCACTGATCATTGACCTGTGTGGAGTAACCGGAAATGCGAATGTAGACATTACAGCCTTTATACGCCGCTTCACGCGCCAGTTCAGGGAACATGCCGTCATGACAGATACACACCGCCAGCTTGGCTCCCTTCGGGCCTTCACATACCGGCATGCCGTAGTTACCCGGTGCCCAGGGTTCAATCGGAACCCACGGCTGCAATTTGCGATAATGCAGCGCAATTTCTCCATCACTGTTAATGATGATCGCCGTGTTGAACGGAGGCAGTTTCGGGTTGTCGTTTCTCTCCATCAGAGAGAACACGCCCCACACGTTATTGCGAACGCAGGCTTCTTTGAATTTTGCGATTTCAGGACTGTCCACAGTCAACAGCATTTCATCGTACGTCCAGAT
It encodes:
- the urtA gene encoding urea ABC transporter substrate-binding protein, encoding MHCEVKKSISAAIVSAALCLAASSALAVEEWVNTQLETYPTDKVCTTGLAVDDNTVTVGQLHSISGTMAISETGSVEAERLAIKQINDMGGVLGRKIEIIQEDGASDWPTFAEKAKKLLVQDKVASVFGCWTSASRKAVLPIFEHENGMLYYPTFYEGLEASKNVIYTGQEATQQILWGLDWAYEKGCRTFFLIGSDYIWPRTSNKIARRHIENHLKGCKVVGEEYYPLGHTSFGSLINKVKLKKPDCIYSIVVGGSNVSWYKQLHAAGITGDSLAKKGKLLLTISTTEDEILGIGGENCAGFYACMKYFQSLDNPNNKDFVQAFKEMWGDDSVIGDVTQAAYLGPWLWKYTVEKAGSFDIDAIAAASPGIEFKGAPEGYVRIAENHHLWSRARIGKMLEDGQFEVLAESKDLIEPNPFPEGYK
- a CDS encoding formamidase; the protein is MGSTGSVSAWEEALLVAMIQYPVPVITGPEDIQTQVTQICKAVDSTKAGYPDLDLIVFPEYSTQGLNTSIWTYDEMLLTVDSPEIAKFKEACVRNNVWGVFSLMERNDNPKLPPFNTAIIINSDGEIALHYRKLQPWVPIEPWAPGNYGMPVCEGPKGAKLAVCICHDGMFPELAREAAYKGCNVYIRISGYSTQVNDQWIWTNRTNAWQNLMYTMSVNLAGYDGVFYYFGEGTVCNYDGNVIQQGHRNPWEIVTAELFPRLVDKARENWALENNIFNLGCRAYVGKPGGEKENYLTWVKDLANGEYKLPWDDKIKIRDGWKYYPDGVKLGPMPK
- the urtB gene encoding urea ABC transporter permease subunit UrtB, with product MFSDYTGDELQSIFIMQGFAGLSQFSVFLLMALGLAIIFGQMKVINMAHGEFLTAGAYTTVLMSDLVNTYCPAMRPYYFFFAIVMAFIVAFILGYIVEYLLVRHLYNRALDTLLATWGVSMIMQQGFRLIFGGREDSAELPEWLMGSWAPTDSIDIPINGLFLLGTAIVMTLIICLLMYRSRWGLCVRATVQNRTMANAVGINTKNVDRMTFALGCGIAGIAGAAFTTIGSVSPAAGSLYIVDTFIVVVFGGAGSLLGTIISAFGIAQAQSILEFFLSGVLAKVWVLTTVVIILMLRPQGLISNKVRK